One Gardnerella vaginalis genomic window, GTGTTTGGTCGCGGTCAGGCTGGCGTTAATCGTACTTATGGTCATGTTGCTGTTGTTGAAAAAATTAATCCTGATGGTTCTATTGAAACATCTGAGTCTAGTGCGGAGCTTCATGGTAGGACTTTCTCTAGGGTTGTAAATCCGAATGAAACTTCAGCTTTTGAATTTATCCATTACTAGACTATTTGGTATTTTAATATTTTGACATTTTAATATCATCTTAATATCTGTTGCTACGTTTTGCGATTTTCTAGTTTATTTTGGCTTTTATGCGTGTATCTGTGCGTGCTTTTGCGCTGTAAATAGTGCGTGCGAATTTTGTTTGTGGTATTAGTTTGTAGTATTACCATGCTAACATCGCTAATGATGATTAAGCGAGATAAGATTTTTTCTTCTGTATTTGCAGGATTTGTATCTGCAGCGCTTGTTGCTGCTATGATTCCGCTTGCTTGTGCTTCCGCTTCTGCTGAAGAATCAGCAGTTACATCTACACGTTCTTTCCCTAAGATTACTGATGTTAAGCGTGATTTGTTTACAGAATCCACTTCTACCGATGTTGATGCTAATTCTCATTGGGGTGGTATTGAGTCTTTGGATGTTCCGCAGACTAAGAGTGCTTCTGAACTTGCGCTTGAACAGTCTCGCCTGCAACATCAACAGGCGCAGAATAATTCTGCTGATGGCTTCGACGCTGCTGCAAGCCGTTCTGGAGCACGTAATGGCGTTGGGCCTATGACGTACTTTGTTGCTCCTCCAGATAATCAGTCTGTTTCTGCGATGCTTAATTTTGCTGCTCAGTTTTTAGGTAAAGTGCCTTATCGTTCTGGTGGAACAACTCCTGCTGGTTGGGATTGCTCTGGTTTTGTGCAGTACGTTTTTGCCAATATGGGTATTTCTTTGCCGCGAACTTCTGGAGCTCAGGCTACTGTAGGTACGGCTGTTCCGAGTTTAGCTCAGGCTCAGCCTGGTGACATAATTGCCAATGGTACTCATGCATCTATTTATGTTGGCAATGGAATGGTTATTAATTCTCAGTATGCTGGAACTCAGTATGATCCTATTAGATATGTTTTTTCAGGATCTTATTCTATTCGTAGAATCTTCTGACAATTTGATTTTTGAGTGGTATTCATGATTTTATGGATACCACTTTTAGTTTTTGTTAGTAGTTTTGATGCGTTTTTAGGTTATTTTTAATTAATTTTGCCGTTAATCCTTAGGTTTGTTGTGTCGCGATAGACGCGACTACCTTAAACGCGCTATTCTAGTATTTAAAGTATTTAAGAAAATAAAAAATCGCGCGATGCTAGGAGGATCTAGATGGCACAAGATGTTATTACACAAGAAAAAGCTGTTCTTGTAGGTGTTGATGGTTCTCATGCGAGCTATAAGGCTGTATGGTGGGCATCTAATTATGCTAAGCATGCTGGATTACAGCTTCAAATAGTTTGTGCATATTCTTTACCTAGTTATGCAGCTGTATCTTTTGATGCGACTTATACTGCGATTGGTGATGATAATGTTGCTCATCAAGATGCACAGGAGATTCTTTCTAAAGCAAAAGCTGTAGCTTTAGAACAGGGCGTGGATGCAACAACGTTAATTGTTACTGGCGATCCTTCTTCTGTGTTTGTAGAGCTTTCTAGGAACTATCAGCTTATTGTTATTGGTAACCGAGGTAAAGGCGGATTGGCTGAGCGCTTGCTCGGCACAACAAGTTCTTCGCTTCCAGCCTACGCTTATTGCCCAATTGTTGTTGTTCCATATACGGATGATGATGGTCAGCGA contains:
- a CDS encoding C40 family peptidase is translated as MLTSLMMIKRDKIFSSVFAGFVSAALVAAMIPLACASASAEESAVTSTRSFPKITDVKRDLFTESTSTDVDANSHWGGIESLDVPQTKSASELALEQSRLQHQQAQNNSADGFDAAASRSGARNGVGPMTYFVAPPDNQSVSAMLNFAAQFLGKVPYRSGGTTPAGWDCSGFVQYVFANMGISLPRTSGAQATVGTAVPSLAQAQPGDIIANGTHASIYVGNGMVINSQYAGTQYDPIRYVFSGSYSIRRIF